One segment of Nostoc flagelliforme CCNUN1 DNA contains the following:
- a CDS encoding TatD family hydrolase, translated as MMFIDPHIHMCSRTTYDYLVMREYGIVAVIEPAFWLGQPRTNAGTFKDYFSSLVGWERFRASQFGIQHYCTIGLNPKEANNEALAAEVIELLPLYACKEGVVAIGEIGYDDMTEAEDKYFCQQLALAKELDMLVLIHTPHRNKKAGASRSMDRCIEYGLDPSQVIIDHNNEETVEEVLGRGFWAAFTIYPQTKMGNARMVEVVRKYGRDRIIVDSSADWGISDPLAVPKTAQLMLDRGIPEEHVRAVCYENALAAYSQTGQMQASDWLNPQSIDQRQLFNGNSVLRGQEPGIKSVSDYVLIE; from the coding sequence ATGATGTTTATCGATCCTCACATTCACATGTGTTCGCGCACTACTTACGATTACTTAGTAATGCGGGAATATGGTATTGTCGCCGTTATTGAACCAGCCTTTTGGTTAGGACAACCACGAACAAACGCTGGCACATTCAAAGACTACTTCAGCAGTCTTGTAGGCTGGGAACGGTTTCGTGCTAGTCAATTTGGCATCCAACATTACTGCACAATCGGCCTCAATCCGAAAGAAGCTAACAACGAGGCATTAGCAGCAGAAGTTATAGAACTGCTACCACTTTATGCCTGTAAAGAGGGAGTTGTTGCTATTGGTGAAATTGGCTACGACGACATGACAGAAGCAGAAGATAAGTACTTTTGTCAACAGTTAGCATTAGCCAAAGAACTCGATATGTTGGTGCTAATTCATACCCCTCATCGTAATAAAAAGGCGGGTGCTAGTCGGAGTATGGATCGCTGTATTGAATATGGCTTAGATCCTTCACAAGTAATTATTGACCACAACAACGAGGAAACCGTCGAGGAAGTATTAGGACGGGGTTTTTGGGCAGCTTTTACGATTTATCCACAGACGAAGATGGGTAACGCCAGGATGGTAGAAGTTGTCCGTAAGTATGGACGCGATCGCATCATTGTAGATAGTAGTGCTGATTGGGGTATTAGCGATCCTTTGGCAGTCCCGAAAACTGCTCAGTTAATGTTAGATAGGGGCATTCCTGAAGAACATGTGCGAGCAGTTTGTTATGAAAACGCCCTAGCTGCTTACAGTCAAACTGGGCAGATGCAAGCATCAGACTGGCTCAATCCTCAATCTATTGATCAGCGTCAGTTATTCAATGGTAATTCTGTGTTGCGGGGACAAGAACCAGGAATAAAATCAGTTTCAGATTATGTGTTGATTGAGTAA
- a CDS encoding glycosyltransferase, which translates to MNHQPVDATTATSFLPMVSVVVPIYNGEADLPELINCLLSQTYPKDQVEYLLVDNNSSDRTLTILKTSAENCPITIRPLSENQIQSSYAARNTGIRAATGEIIVFTDADCRPQPQWLDALIQPFVNKEVVIVAGEILALPGTTLLEQHADRQETLSQKHTLNHSFRPYGQTANLAIRRIALEKAGLFRPYLTTGGDADICWRILAQNIGRLEFAPNAIVQHRHRATLQELRSQWRRYGRSNRYLHELHGVDLMRDITLKECGYRLARWLLKEIPRDMKKALAQPAAGIAGKATLVDLLNTPIGLFTARARATGQRDAKLPENAKIIDRL; encoded by the coding sequence ATGAATCATCAGCCAGTTGATGCAACCACCGCCACCAGTTTTTTACCAATGGTGTCGGTGGTTGTTCCTATTTATAATGGTGAGGCGGATTTACCAGAGTTAATCAATTGTTTGTTGTCTCAAACTTATCCGAAAGACCAGGTAGAGTACTTGTTGGTGGACAATAATAGTAGCGATCGCACTCTCACCATCCTCAAAACATCTGCCGAAAATTGCCCGATTACAATTCGCCCATTGAGCGAAAACCAAATTCAAAGCTCTTATGCTGCTCGTAATACTGGGATTCGCGCCGCTACAGGTGAAATTATCGTTTTTACCGATGCAGATTGTCGTCCACAACCGCAATGGTTAGATGCATTAATTCAGCCTTTTGTCAACAAAGAAGTGGTAATTGTCGCTGGTGAAATTTTGGCATTACCAGGCACAACTCTGCTAGAACAGCACGCAGATCGTCAAGAAACTTTGTCGCAAAAGCATACCCTTAACCATTCCTTTCGTCCCTATGGTCAAACGGCTAATTTAGCGATTCGACGCATTGCTTTAGAAAAAGCGGGTTTATTTCGTCCCTATCTTACCACTGGTGGCGATGCCGATATTTGCTGGCGGATTTTGGCCCAAAACATCGGGCGTTTGGAATTTGCCCCGAATGCGATCGTTCAGCACCGCCACCGCGCCACACTTCAAGAACTGCGAAGTCAATGGCGGCGCTATGGACGCTCAAATCGCTATCTGCACGAACTACACGGTGTAGATTTGATGCGAGATATTACACTCAAAGAATGCGGCTATCGTTTGGCACGTTGGTTATTAAAGGAAATACCAAGGGATATGAAAAAGGCGTTGGCGCAGCCCGCCGCAGGCATCGCGGGTAAAGCCACCCTTGTAGATTTATTAAATACTCCCATTGGTTTGTTCACTGCTAGGGCGCGTGCTACTGGGCAACGAGACGCCAAGTTGCCAGAAAATGCCAAGATAATTGATCGACTGTAA
- a CDS encoding Npun_R1517 family heterocyst differentiation transcriptional regulator, with product MNSKALPRQINNLEVGVYECEIHLKFRLIEEKSLLGDREQLLQVLLDALTEGSDDFLETLQASVKAQEVSEFKASPQMRRQLMRLRNAAENPQS from the coding sequence ATGAACTCCAAAGCATTACCACGCCAGATAAATAATCTCGAAGTAGGTGTTTATGAGTGCGAAATCCATCTAAAATTCCGGTTGATTGAGGAAAAGAGTCTATTGGGCGATCGCGAACAACTGTTACAGGTATTACTTGATGCCTTGACCGAGGGTTCTGACGACTTTCTAGAGACACTGCAAGCGTCCGTTAAAGCGCAGGAAGTGTCCGAGTTTAAAGCCTCACCTCAAATGCGACGCCAGCTGATGCGCTTGCGTAATGCTGCTGAAAATCCCCAGTCTTAA
- a CDS encoding HigA family addiction module antitoxin: MRVPKYRPPSHPGEILLKDFLDPMGITQRELADALHVPYQRINELVNQKRGITPSTAIRLSKFFGNSSEFWLNLQQNWKLYHVLKEEEEELKSILQFRTTK, encoded by the coding sequence ATGAGAGTTCCAAAGTATAGACCCCCATCACATCCAGGTGAAATATTACTTAAAGATTTTCTAGACCCAATGGGAATAACCCAAAGAGAACTTGCAGATGCACTTCACGTTCCTTATCAGCGAATAAATGAGCTTGTAAATCAAAAGCGAGGGATTACACCTAGTACGGCAATAAGGTTATCCAAATTTTTTGGAAATAGTTCAGAGTTTTGGTTAAACCTCCAACAGAATTGGAAGCTTTATCACGTTCTCAAGGAAGAAGAAGAGGAACTAAAAAGTATTTTGCAATTCAGAACTACGAAGTAG
- the ctpB gene encoding carboxyl-terminal processing protease CtpB, with the protein MNQSAKSYSPLQVALIGGAIATTATMSLFGTAWTRGVRAALALQDSPKVIVDQVWQLVNHEYVDGKFNQQDWQATRQSLLSKDYSSREEAYTAIREALQKLGDPYTRFMDPKQFEALTSQTSGEVSGIGIRMEVNEKTQRLTVVEAIENSPALKAGIKAGDEILAIDGKPTLKMKVDDASKLIRGKAGTPIKLKLGRAGQTAFDLKLTRANIEVPTVRYTLKQEGNRRVGYIRLREFSAHAAEQMQRAIRDLNTKKVDSYVLDLRGNPGGLLQASIEIARMWYDNGGIVKTVDRVGGTEETKANRTALTNRPLAVLVDGNSASASEILTGALKDNKRAVVVGGQTFGKALVQSVHELADGSGLAVTIAHYYTPAGTDINHKGIAPDIKLDLTEAQERQLASNPDLIGTKSDPQYARAIAILSNSNFAQPPANQPTRPMSRADNLKF; encoded by the coding sequence ATGAACCAATCTGCGAAAAGTTACTCGCCGCTCCAAGTAGCCTTGATTGGTGGAGCGATCGCCACTACTGCTACTATGTCTTTGTTCGGCACCGCTTGGACTCGTGGTGTCCGGGCTGCTCTAGCCCTACAAGACAGCCCGAAAGTGATAGTTGACCAAGTATGGCAACTGGTGAATCATGAATATGTTGATGGCAAATTTAATCAACAAGATTGGCAAGCAACCAGACAAAGCCTGTTGAGCAAAGACTATTCTTCTCGGGAAGAAGCTTATACTGCCATCCGCGAAGCTTTACAAAAATTGGGAGATCCTTACACTCGATTCATGGACCCCAAACAGTTTGAAGCTCTGACTAGCCAAACATCTGGGGAAGTCTCTGGTATTGGCATTCGGATGGAAGTGAACGAAAAAACTCAGCGGCTCACTGTTGTCGAAGCCATAGAAAATTCTCCAGCACTGAAAGCTGGAATCAAAGCAGGCGATGAAATTTTGGCAATTGATGGCAAACCCACTCTCAAAATGAAAGTGGATGATGCTTCTAAGCTAATTCGTGGCAAAGCGGGTACTCCTATCAAGCTAAAGCTGGGACGGGCGGGGCAAACTGCTTTTGATTTGAAGTTAACAAGGGCAAATATTGAAGTGCCAACGGTACGTTATACCCTCAAGCAAGAAGGGAATCGCCGCGTTGGCTATATCCGTTTGCGGGAATTTAGCGCTCATGCCGCAGAACAAATGCAACGAGCCATCCGCGATTTGAACACTAAGAAAGTTGATTCTTATGTCTTGGATTTGCGGGGAAATCCTGGCGGGTTGTTACAGGCGAGTATTGAAATTGCCCGGATGTGGTATGACAACGGCGGCATTGTCAAGACAGTAGACCGTGTAGGCGGCACTGAGGAAACTAAAGCCAATCGCACTGCTTTAACAAATCGTCCTTTGGCAGTCTTAGTGGATGGTAATTCAGCTAGTGCTAGCGAAATCCTCACAGGCGCACTCAAGGATAATAAGCGGGCGGTAGTCGTAGGTGGTCAAACCTTCGGTAAAGCGTTAGTACAGTCAGTTCATGAACTCGCAGATGGTTCCGGCTTGGCAGTTACTATTGCCCATTACTACACCCCGGCGGGAACGGATATTAACCATAAAGGGATTGCCCCAGATATCAAGCTAGACTTGACAGAGGCACAAGAGCGGCAGTTAGCTTCTAATCCAGATTTAATCGGAACTAAGAGTGATCCACAATATGCCCGGGCGATCGCAATTTTATCAAATAGTAACTTTGCCCAACCGCCAGCAAATCAGCCTACTCGACCTATGAGCCGCGCCGATAACCTAAAATTTTAG
- a CDS encoding EboA family metabolite traffic protein, producing the protein MSKVNELLHHWLLKSVSEKAFAWLEQKQAQIASGAAERVFFTAFSAVPRYLGKEDLQLTFQDLEAAQDVIPGWYPGHWSVDQAGRTLLLLALPHDDAEGYVRSLDKFFSTADMGELVVLYQSLPLLPHPELHRHRAAEGIRSNMSNVFQAIALRNPYPADYLDNAAWNQMVLKAVFVGSPLHLIWGLDRRANPELARMLADYAHERWAAKRSVTPELWRPVGRFADSAIITDLEKVLANGDIHEQEAAALACAESPLPQAQELLSRYPDLQSSIQKGNLTWSSFSRDACGELR; encoded by the coding sequence ATGAGTAAAGTAAACGAGTTACTGCATCACTGGCTGTTAAAGTCTGTTTCAGAGAAAGCTTTTGCTTGGCTGGAACAGAAGCAAGCACAAATTGCTAGCGGCGCTGCTGAGAGAGTGTTTTTTACGGCTTTTAGTGCTGTGCCGCGTTATCTAGGTAAAGAGGATTTGCAGCTAACATTCCAGGACTTGGAAGCAGCCCAGGATGTGATTCCCGGTTGGTATCCTGGTCATTGGAGTGTAGATCAAGCAGGTCGTACACTCTTGCTTCTAGCTTTGCCCCATGATGATGCTGAGGGCTATGTACGATCGCTTGATAAATTCTTCTCCACTGCCGATATGGGGGAGTTAGTTGTCCTTTATCAAAGTTTGCCGTTATTACCACATCCAGAGTTACATCGCCATCGCGCTGCTGAGGGAATTCGCAGCAATATGAGTAATGTATTTCAAGCGATCGCACTACGAAACCCTTATCCAGCAGATTATTTAGATAATGCTGCTTGGAATCAGATGGTGCTGAAAGCTGTGTTTGTCGGTAGTCCGTTGCATCTAATTTGGGGACTAGATCGGCGTGCTAATCCAGAATTAGCGAGGATGTTGGCAGACTATGCCCATGAACGTTGGGCAGCTAAACGCTCAGTTACGCCAGAACTTTGGCGACCTGTAGGACGGTTTGCGGATAGCGCAATCATCACAGATTTGGAAAAAGTACTGGCTAATGGGGATATACACGAGCAAGAAGCAGCAGCGTTAGCTTGTGCTGAGTCTCCTTTACCCCAAGCACAAGAATTACTTTCTCGCTACCCAGATTTACAGTCATCCATTCAAAAAGGTAATCTGACTTGGAGCAGTTTTAGCCGCGATGCCTGCGGCGAGCTACGCTAA
- the ndhM gene encoding NAD(P)H-quinone oxidoreductase subunit M encodes MDNPMLLKSTTRHVRIFAGEIDRDGELIPSEQVLTLDIDPDNEFNWNEDALQKVYRKFDELVEASSGADLTDYNLRRVGSDLEHYLRSLLQLGEISYNLSARVTNYSMGVPQVAIDDKQ; translated from the coding sequence ATGGATAACCCGATGCTGCTCAAGTCCACAACCCGGCATGTCCGCATTTTTGCAGGCGAAATTGACCGGGATGGCGAACTTATTCCTAGTGAACAGGTCTTAACGTTAGATATTGACCCAGATAACGAATTTAACTGGAATGAAGATGCGCTGCAAAAAGTTTATCGAAAATTTGATGAACTAGTAGAAGCATCTAGTGGCGCAGACCTTACAGACTATAACTTGCGCCGTGTTGGGTCAGACTTAGAGCATTATCTGCGATCACTCCTACAACTTGGCGAAATCAGCTATAATCTATCTGCTCGCGTTACCAACTACAGCATGGGAGTCCCCCAAGTCGCAATTGACGACAAACAATAA
- a CDS encoding 3-dehydroquinate synthase has translation MSIQQKTVLNLQPINQCVRVTFNYDVHFTRGLFQLDNSLLAQAIAADGETAPKQVLAVVDAGFLQYQNGLLKKLSVYAQYYQDVLTLTGEPIVVPGGEAVKNDSRFIEQIHQQINAAGLCRHSYILAIGGGAVLDMAGYAATTAHRGIRLLRVPTTVLGQNDSGVGVKNGINAFGKKNFLGTFMPPYAVLNDFDFLTSLDDRDWRSGIAEAVKVALIKDANFFDFIMANADKLANRDMDIMERLIYRCSQLHLEHIAGSGDPFEMGSSRPLDFGHWAAHKLEHLTNYSLRHGESVAIGIALDTTYSYLTGQLLESEWQRVLSTLKKLGFTLYVSALTEQLDQLDHPHCLFRGLTEFREHLGGKLTITLLQGIGQGIEVHQVDLSLYKDAIMLLQDWEVLH, from the coding sequence ATGTCTATTCAACAAAAAACCGTTCTTAATCTTCAACCAATTAACCAATGTGTTCGCGTGACCTTCAATTATGATGTTCATTTTACTAGAGGTCTGTTTCAGTTAGATAATTCTTTACTCGCACAAGCGATCGCCGCAGATGGAGAAACAGCCCCAAAACAAGTGCTAGCAGTGGTAGATGCAGGATTTTTACAGTATCAGAATGGGTTGCTAAAAAAATTATCAGTTTACGCTCAGTATTATCAAGATGTACTAACACTGACTGGTGAGCCGATAGTAGTTCCGGGTGGAGAAGCAGTCAAGAACGATTCTAGATTTATAGAGCAAATTCATCAGCAGATAAATGCAGCTGGATTGTGCCGTCACTCCTACATCTTAGCAATTGGAGGTGGAGCCGTCCTAGACATGGCAGGATACGCTGCAACAACAGCTCACCGAGGAATTCGGCTGCTACGAGTGCCAACAACAGTATTAGGGCAAAACGATTCGGGTGTAGGGGTAAAGAACGGAATCAATGCCTTCGGTAAGAAAAACTTTTTGGGTACATTCATGCCACCTTATGCTGTCTTGAATGACTTTGATTTTCTTACTAGCCTTGACGATCGAGATTGGCGTTCGGGTATTGCAGAAGCGGTGAAAGTCGCGCTAATTAAAGATGCAAATTTCTTCGATTTCATTATGGCTAATGCCGATAAATTGGCTAATCGAGATATGGACATAATGGAAAGGCTGATTTATCGCTGTTCTCAGTTGCACTTAGAGCATATTGCTGGTAGCGGCGACCCCTTTGAAATGGGTTCATCGCGTCCTTTGGATTTTGGACACTGGGCTGCTCACAAACTAGAGCATTTAACTAATTACAGCCTACGTCATGGTGAATCTGTAGCGATCGGCATTGCTTTAGATACGACCTATTCATATTTAACAGGGCAACTTTTAGAATCTGAGTGGCAAAGGGTTCTAAGTACACTCAAGAAATTAGGCTTTACTTTGTACGTATCAGCACTGACAGAACAATTAGATCAACTAGACCATCCACATTGTCTATTTCGGGGGCTTACCGAGTTCCGTGAACACTTAGGAGGAAAATTGACAATCACTCTTTTACAAGGAATCGGGCAGGGAATAGAAGTTCATCAGGTGGATTTGTCTTTATATAAAGATGCTATTATGCTGCTGCAAGATTGGGAAGTTTTGCATTAA
- the eboE gene encoding metabolite traffic protein EboE: MKITKNNNHLTYCSNIHPGESWLEVFSNLEKYVLNLKSRLSPTAPFGIGLRLADAAAKELLQNNNLTQFQAWLSQEDLYVFTLNGFPYGGFHRQVVKDQVYAPDWSTQERVDYTLNLVQILATLLPEGLDGGISTLPLSYKPWWQKDQSIFETVLKKSCLNIASVVVEMIRICEETGKILHIDLEPEPDGLIENISEVIDFYQNWLLPIGGNYLSEKLNIEQSLAEIKLLEHVRVCYDTCHFSVEYEEPQSVFARFQSAGIKIGKIQISAAIKVKIPADVEKRSLIVERLRPFAESTYLHQVIERRRDGTLHHYPDLITALPHLEQSLAEEWRTHFHVPIFIHDYQILQSTQDDIATVLHLLNTNNACSHLEIETYTWDVLPAEMKIDLLTSIQREYEWVLKEYAVN, encoded by the coding sequence ATGAAAATTACAAAAAACAATAATCACTTAACTTATTGCAGCAATATTCACCCTGGTGAAAGTTGGCTAGAGGTTTTTAGCAATTTAGAAAAATATGTTCTCAATCTCAAATCACGTTTATCACCAACAGCACCTTTTGGTATTGGTTTAAGATTAGCAGATGCAGCTGCCAAAGAACTGTTACAAAATAATAACTTGACTCAATTCCAAGCGTGGCTTAGTCAAGAAGATTTATACGTTTTCACCTTAAATGGATTCCCTTATGGCGGATTCCATCGACAGGTAGTAAAAGACCAAGTTTATGCACCAGATTGGTCTACACAAGAACGGGTCGATTATACATTAAACTTGGTACAAATTTTAGCTACTCTATTACCAGAAGGACTTGATGGCGGAATTTCTACGCTGCCATTATCCTATAAACCTTGGTGGCAAAAAGACCAATCAATTTTCGAGACAGTTCTGAAAAAGAGTTGTTTAAATATAGCATCAGTAGTTGTAGAAATGATTCGCATCTGCGAAGAAACAGGAAAGATACTCCATATTGATTTAGAACCTGAGCCTGATGGTTTAATTGAAAATATCTCAGAAGTAATTGATTTCTATCAAAATTGGCTATTACCAATTGGCGGGAATTACTTATCAGAAAAATTAAATATTGAACAGAGTCTAGCAGAAATTAAATTACTAGAACACGTTCGGGTTTGTTATGATACCTGCCATTTTTCAGTTGAATATGAGGAACCACAATCTGTATTTGCGCGTTTCCAATCGGCAGGAATTAAAATTGGCAAAATTCAAATCAGCGCCGCAATTAAAGTAAAAATTCCTGCTGATGTTGAAAAACGTAGCTTGATAGTTGAACGCTTACGTCCTTTTGCTGAATCTACTTATCTTCACCAAGTTATAGAACGTCGCAGGGATGGTACGCTCCATCACTATCCTGATTTAATAACTGCATTACCGCATTTAGAGCAATCTCTAGCTGAAGAATGGCGTACTCACTTTCATGTCCCAATTTTTATTCATGATTATCAAATTTTGCAGTCTACCCAAGATGATATTGCTACTGTTTTACATCTACTTAACACAAACAATGCTTGCTCCCATTTAGAAATTGAAACTTACACTTGGGATGTATTACCAGCAGAAATGAAGATAGATTTGCTGACTTCTATTCAGCGAGAATATGAGTGGGTATTAAAAGAATATGCGGTCAATTAA
- the eboC gene encoding UbiA-like protein EboC (EboC, a homolog the polyprenyltransferase UbiA, belongs to system of proteins involved in the trafficking of precursor metabolites to an extracytoplasmic compartment so that the biosynthesis of certain natural products, such as scytonemin, can be completed.) has protein sequence MNVASLNFQSWRGYLELMRPANIVTAWADILVGFAASGSGIIFAQLINAEASFAILIPLAWLLLATTGLYGGGVVFNDVFDAELDAKERPNRAIPSGRVSRENATLLGSILFAIGIIAAFQVSLVSGAIAIFITLSCLLYNSLAKYHPFFGPLNMGLCRGSNLLLGVSAVPAMIGERWYLALIPVIYIAAITAISQGEVHGGKKITGVLALLLIAIVLTAVLALGLLGDYAAIAALPFAILLAIRVLPNFIKAAREPVAENIRSAVKIGVLSLIVLDATIASGFAGLYYGLFVLILLPFSMKLAKVFAVT, from the coding sequence GTGAATGTTGCAAGCTTAAATTTTCAAAGCTGGCGGGGTTATCTGGAATTGATGCGTCCTGCTAATATTGTTACTGCTTGGGCGGATATTCTTGTTGGTTTTGCTGCTTCTGGCTCTGGGATTATTTTTGCTCAATTAATCAATGCAGAAGCAAGTTTTGCCATACTAATTCCATTAGCTTGGTTGTTATTGGCTACAACTGGTTTATACGGCGGTGGTGTAGTTTTTAACGATGTTTTTGATGCTGAATTAGATGCAAAAGAGCGACCAAATAGAGCAATTCCCAGTGGTCGCGTATCTCGTGAAAATGCTACTTTATTGGGGAGCATACTATTTGCGATTGGGATTATAGCTGCTTTTCAAGTATCCTTGGTGAGTGGTGCGATCGCTATCTTTATCACTCTTTCATGCCTACTGTATAATTCACTCGCCAAATATCATCCTTTTTTTGGTCCTTTAAATATGGGTTTGTGTCGTGGCAGTAACTTATTATTAGGCGTAAGTGCTGTACCAGCAATGATAGGAGAACGTTGGTATTTAGCGCTGATTCCTGTTATTTACATTGCTGCTATAACAGCAATTAGTCAGGGTGAAGTTCACGGAGGTAAGAAAATTACGGGAGTACTAGCATTACTGCTGATTGCAATAGTTTTAACGGCAGTTTTAGCTTTAGGATTATTAGGAGACTATGCAGCGATCGCAGCATTACCATTCGCTATTTTATTAGCAATCAGAGTCTTGCCTAATTTTATCAAAGCTGCGCGTGAACCAGTCGCCGAAAATATCCGAAGTGCCGTAAAAATAGGCGTGTTATCTCTAATAGTTTTAGATGCAACTATTGCATCTGGTTTTGCTGGTTTGTATTACGGTTTATTCGTTTTAATTTTGCTCCCATTTTCGATGAAGTTAGCAAAAGTATTTGCTGTTACTTAA
- a CDS encoding type II toxin-antitoxin system RelE/ParE family toxin, whose translation MTSYQPPTRFFWVWKWLFRRWLTHQSNSPSHSWIGVASPSLIDFRIPGIDNKLKVPPGNRLEVLKGDRKGQHSIRINDQYRICFIWTLQGVSEVEIVDYH comes from the coding sequence ATGACCTCATATCAACCTCCAACTCGCTTCTTCTGGGTTTGGAAGTGGCTCTTCAGACGTTGGCTGACTCACCAATCCAACTCCCCATCACATTCTTGGATTGGGGTTGCTAGTCCTTCTTTGATAGATTTTCGCATTCCAGGGATAGATAATAAGTTAAAAGTTCCACCGGGTAACAGGTTAGAAGTACTAAAAGGCGACCGTAAAGGTCAGCATAGCATTCGGATTAATGACCAATATCGAATTTGCTTTATATGGACACTCCAGGGTGTATCAGAAGTTGAAATAGTCGATTACCATTAG
- a CDS encoding response regulator transcription factor has protein sequence MSAQLLLVDDEPGIREAVKDYLQESGFSVQVASNALEGWEWMQMNTPDLVISDVMMPQVDGYQFLKQLREDPRFQALPVVFLTAKGMTGDRIQGYHAGVDAYLPKPFDPDELVAIVENLLARRAAKASTTGDDVETPDIAELANQIAQIKALLTQRNAISQSPAPFKIDLTPREQSVLNLVAEGLMNKEIARRLETSVRNVEKYVSRLFSKTGTNSRTELVRFALEHGLAK, from the coding sequence ATGTCAGCACAATTGTTACTGGTGGATGATGAACCAGGGATACGGGAAGCCGTGAAGGATTATTTGCAAGAGAGCGGTTTCAGCGTTCAAGTCGCCAGTAACGCCCTTGAAGGTTGGGAATGGATGCAGATGAATACACCTGACTTAGTGATTTCCGATGTCATGATGCCTCAGGTGGATGGCTATCAGTTCCTGAAACAACTGCGAGAAGACCCCCGCTTCCAAGCACTCCCGGTAGTATTTTTAACTGCTAAAGGCATGACAGGCGATCGCATCCAAGGGTATCATGCTGGTGTCGATGCCTATCTACCCAAACCCTTCGATCCAGATGAGTTAGTGGCTATAGTCGAAAATTTGCTAGCCCGCCGTGCCGCTAAGGCTTCAACTACCGGAGATGACGTTGAAACCCCTGATATTGCTGAACTAGCCAATCAGATTGCCCAAATTAAGGCGTTATTAACTCAAAGAAATGCTATTTCCCAATCGCCAGCCCCTTTCAAAATTGATTTGACTCCTAGAGAACAAAGTGTTTTGAACTTGGTCGCTGAAGGATTAATGAACAAAGAAATCGCCCGTCGCTTGGAAACCAGCGTCCGCAATGTAGAAAAATACGTCAGCCGTTTGTTTAGTAAAACTGGCACCAATAGCCGTACAGAGTTAGTCCGTTTTGCCCTAGAACACGGTCTTGCTAAATAG
- a CDS encoding YdcF family protein translates to MKRKFTIKSLISIKKNFTNLWQSLQKITGGLYFVLGAWLIFTTITLVFASSQPVDGFFVLGGSIRRETYVAQQAKQYPQTPILISHGSPDPCIWLIFQAELARLQNVWLENCANSTFENFYYGIPILRRWGVHKVMLITSPSHLPRAKWMAQILLGAHGIWVETDIVEELGVPGNRESWAKTGLDVTRSLFWAIFSQIIQPQCSNVTRLTEVDMQAWENRGFHCEHQVGVRR, encoded by the coding sequence ATGAAACGTAAATTTACCATCAAATCGTTAATTTCTATTAAAAAAAATTTTACTAATCTGTGGCAATCGTTACAAAAAATAACTGGTGGATTGTATTTTGTTTTGGGCGCTTGGCTGATTTTTACCACTATAACCTTAGTTTTTGCTTCTTCGCAGCCAGTAGATGGCTTCTTTGTGCTTGGTGGGAGTATTCGTCGAGAAACTTATGTTGCCCAACAAGCAAAACAATACCCGCAAACCCCAATTTTAATTTCTCATGGTTCCCCAGACCCCTGTATATGGTTAATTTTTCAGGCGGAATTAGCAAGGTTACAAAACGTATGGTTAGAAAACTGCGCGAATTCTACCTTTGAAAATTTTTATTATGGTATTCCAATTTTGCGACGTTGGGGAGTGCATAAAGTCATGTTGATTACCTCGCCAAGTCATTTACCCAGAGCAAAATGGATGGCACAGATTCTCTTAGGCGCTCATGGTATTTGGGTAGAGACAGATATTGTTGAGGAGTTGGGTGTTCCTGGTAATCGTGAATCTTGGGCCAAAACTGGATTAGATGTAACACGCAGCTTATTTTGGGCAATTTTCAGTCAAATTATTCAACCGCAATGCTCAAATGTAACAAGACTTACCGAAGTAGATATGCAAGCTTGGGAGAATCGAGGTTTTCATTGTGAACACCAAGTGGGGGTAAGAAGATAA